In Methanosphaera sp. ISO3-F5, a genomic segment contains:
- a CDS encoding DUF4314 domain-containing protein: protein MIINHHKIKQIKKTYKTGTKIILDHMEDIQAIPQGTKGTVMYVDDIGQIHVNWENGSGLALIHGVDEFHIIQ from the coding sequence ATGATAATAAACCACCACAAAATAAAACAAATCAAAAAAACATACAAAACAGGAACAAAAATAATACTAGACCACATGGAAGACATACAAGCAATACCACAAGGCACAAAAGGAACAGTAATGTACGTGGACGACATAGGACAAATACACGTAAACTGGGAGAATGGAAGCGGACTAGCATTAATACACGGTGTAGACGAATTCCACATAATACAATAA